In a single window of the Papaver somniferum cultivar HN1 chromosome 8, ASM357369v1, whole genome shotgun sequence genome:
- the LOC113301846 gene encoding autophagy-related protein 18b-like isoform X3 yields MTNQSSSSPSPILCASFNQDYSGFSIGTRDGFKIFDSDSGRLCYCRAMGAFNIVEMMFGSSLLAIVGAGEQPSLSPRRLCLFNTKTGAAARELNFLTSILAVRLNMKRLIVLLQDKTYIYDLNSLAILDTIDTVSNPKGLCAFSPNSVSCYLALPASTTKGSVLLYNVMELQSHCEIEAHRSPLAAIALSSNGLYIATASEQGTIIRVHLVTQATKSYGFRRGTYPSAIYSLSFGPSMQLPDILVATSSSGSVHVFSLAFMINQRSKRSSSLLGSMIPNKINDAFEPAHHYVLPNAVPAGVKSYVMIRGRGADTVAGISPLSQPVISHFNRIRWQSGAQESEGCIFV; encoded by the exons ATGACAAATCAgtcctcttcttctccttctccaattCTCTGTGCTTCTTTCAACCAGGATTACAG TGGATTTTCAATTGGAACACGAGATGGATTCAAAATATTTGATTCTGATAGTGGAAGACTTTGTTATTGTAGag CTATGGGAGCATTTAACATTGTAGAAATGATGTTCGGCTCAAGTCTACTTGCCATTGTAGGGGCAGGAGAGCAG CCATCATTATCTCCGCGACGGCTATGTCTTTTCAATACTAAAACTGGAGCTGCAGCTAGAGAACTAAATTTCTTGACTTCAATCCTTGCTGTTCGTTTAAATATGAAAAG GCTCATCGTCTTATTGCAAGATAAGACTTACATATATGATCTGAATAGTCTTGCTATACTGGATACCATTGATACAGTGTCAAATCCAAAGG GACTTTGTGCATTCTCCCCAAATTCAGTAAGCTGCTACTTAGCTCTTCCTGCGAGTACGACAAAAGGGTCTGTGCTTCTTTATAATGTAATGGAACTCCAGTCGCATTGTGAG ATAGAAGCTCATCGCTCACCATTGGCTGCAATCGCCCTTTCATCCAACGGATTATACATAGCAACAGCTTCTGAGCAGGGAACCATAATCAGAGTACATCTGGTTACTCAAGCAACTAAG TCTTATGGTTTTCGGAGGGGAACCTATCCGTCAGCCATATATTCCCTCTCATTTGGGCCGTCAATGCAGCTTCCAGATATACTGGTTGCCACAAGCTCATCAGGTTCTGTGCATGTTTTCTCTCTTGCATTCATGATAAACCAAAG AAGCAAAAGATCTAGCAGCCTTCTTGGATCAATGAttccaaataaaataaatgatgCTTTTGAACCTGCCCATCATTATGTTCTTCCCAATGCAGTCCCAGCAGGAGTAAAAAG TTATGTAATGATCCGAGGTCGAGGTGCAGACACAGTTGCAGGCATATCTCCTCTATCGCAGCCTGTCATTTCCCA TTTCAACCGTATAAGATGGCAATCAGGTGCGCAAGAATCCGAAGGATGTATATTTGTCTGA
- the LOC113301846 gene encoding autophagy-related protein 18b-like isoform X2 — protein MTNQSSSSPSPILCASFNQDYSGFSIGTRDGFKIFDSDSGRLCYCRAMGAFNIVEMMFGSSLLAIVGAGEQPSLSPRRLCLFNTKTGAAARELNFLTSILAVRLNMKRLIVLLQDKTYIYDLNSLAILDTIDTVSNPKGLCAFSPNSVSCYLALPASTTKGSVLLYNVMELQSHCEIEAHRSPLAAIALSSNGLYIATASEQGTIIRVHLVTQATKSYGFRRGTYPSAIYSLSFGPSMQLPDILVATSSSGSVHVFSLAFMINQRSKRSSSLLGSMIPNKINDAFEPAHHYVLPNAVPAGVKSYVMIRGRGADTVAGISPLSQPVISQALITIITFSGYFQQYKFSINHASSGSWSLERELNLLTAILDNVS, from the exons ATGACAAATCAgtcctcttcttctccttctccaattCTCTGTGCTTCTTTCAACCAGGATTACAG TGGATTTTCAATTGGAACACGAGATGGATTCAAAATATTTGATTCTGATAGTGGAAGACTTTGTTATTGTAGag CTATGGGAGCATTTAACATTGTAGAAATGATGTTCGGCTCAAGTCTACTTGCCATTGTAGGGGCAGGAGAGCAG CCATCATTATCTCCGCGACGGCTATGTCTTTTCAATACTAAAACTGGAGCTGCAGCTAGAGAACTAAATTTCTTGACTTCAATCCTTGCTGTTCGTTTAAATATGAAAAG GCTCATCGTCTTATTGCAAGATAAGACTTACATATATGATCTGAATAGTCTTGCTATACTGGATACCATTGATACAGTGTCAAATCCAAAGG GACTTTGTGCATTCTCCCCAAATTCAGTAAGCTGCTACTTAGCTCTTCCTGCGAGTACGACAAAAGGGTCTGTGCTTCTTTATAATGTAATGGAACTCCAGTCGCATTGTGAG ATAGAAGCTCATCGCTCACCATTGGCTGCAATCGCCCTTTCATCCAACGGATTATACATAGCAACAGCTTCTGAGCAGGGAACCATAATCAGAGTACATCTGGTTACTCAAGCAACTAAG TCTTATGGTTTTCGGAGGGGAACCTATCCGTCAGCCATATATTCCCTCTCATTTGGGCCGTCAATGCAGCTTCCAGATATACTGGTTGCCACAAGCTCATCAGGTTCTGTGCATGTTTTCTCTCTTGCATTCATGATAAACCAAAG AAGCAAAAGATCTAGCAGCCTTCTTGGATCAATGAttccaaataaaataaatgatgCTTTTGAACCTGCCCATCATTATGTTCTTCCCAATGCAGTCCCAGCAGGAGTAAAAAG TTATGTAATGATCCGAGGTCGAGGTGCAGACACAGTTGCAGGCATATCTCCTCTATCGCAGCCTGTCATTTCCCA AGCTTTGATTACTATAATCACCTTCAGCGGATACTTTCAACAATACAAGTTTAGTATCAACCATGCAAGCAGCGGCTCATGGAGTTTGGAACGCGAACTAAATCTACTAACTGCTATTTTAGATAATGTTTC CTAA
- the LOC113301846 gene encoding autophagy-related protein 18b-like isoform X4, translated as MTNQSSSSPSPILCASFNQDYSGFSIGTRDGFKIFDSDSGRLCYCRAMGAFNIVEMMFGSSLLAIVGAGEQPSLSPRRLCLFNTKTGAAARELNFLTSILAVRLNMKRLIVLLQDKTYIYDLNSLAILDTIDTVSNPKGLCAFSPNSVSCYLALPASTTKGSVLLYNVMELQSHCEIEAHRSPLAAIALSSNGLYIATASEQGTIIRVHLVTQATKSYGFRRGTYPSAIYSLSFGPSMQLPDILVATSSSGSVHVFSLAFMINQRSKRSSSLLGSMIPNKINDAFEPAHHYVLPNAVPAGVKSYVMIRGRGADTVAGISPLSQPVISQCARIRRMYICLIVGT; from the exons ATGACAAATCAgtcctcttcttctccttctccaattCTCTGTGCTTCTTTCAACCAGGATTACAG TGGATTTTCAATTGGAACACGAGATGGATTCAAAATATTTGATTCTGATAGTGGAAGACTTTGTTATTGTAGag CTATGGGAGCATTTAACATTGTAGAAATGATGTTCGGCTCAAGTCTACTTGCCATTGTAGGGGCAGGAGAGCAG CCATCATTATCTCCGCGACGGCTATGTCTTTTCAATACTAAAACTGGAGCTGCAGCTAGAGAACTAAATTTCTTGACTTCAATCCTTGCTGTTCGTTTAAATATGAAAAG GCTCATCGTCTTATTGCAAGATAAGACTTACATATATGATCTGAATAGTCTTGCTATACTGGATACCATTGATACAGTGTCAAATCCAAAGG GACTTTGTGCATTCTCCCCAAATTCAGTAAGCTGCTACTTAGCTCTTCCTGCGAGTACGACAAAAGGGTCTGTGCTTCTTTATAATGTAATGGAACTCCAGTCGCATTGTGAG ATAGAAGCTCATCGCTCACCATTGGCTGCAATCGCCCTTTCATCCAACGGATTATACATAGCAACAGCTTCTGAGCAGGGAACCATAATCAGAGTACATCTGGTTACTCAAGCAACTAAG TCTTATGGTTTTCGGAGGGGAACCTATCCGTCAGCCATATATTCCCTCTCATTTGGGCCGTCAATGCAGCTTCCAGATATACTGGTTGCCACAAGCTCATCAGGTTCTGTGCATGTTTTCTCTCTTGCATTCATGATAAACCAAAG AAGCAAAAGATCTAGCAGCCTTCTTGGATCAATGAttccaaataaaataaatgatgCTTTTGAACCTGCCCATCATTATGTTCTTCCCAATGCAGTCCCAGCAGGAGTAAAAAG TTATGTAATGATCCGAGGTCGAGGTGCAGACACAGTTGCAGGCATATCTCCTCTATCGCAGCCTGTCATTTCCCA GTGCGCAAGAATCCGAAGGATGTATATTTGTCTGATCGTAGGAACTTGA
- the LOC113301846 gene encoding autophagy-related protein 18b-like isoform X1 produces the protein MTNQSSSSPSPILCASFNQDYSGFSIGTRDGFKIFDSDSGRLCYCRAMGAFNIVEMMFGSSLLAIVGAGEQPSLSPRRLCLFNTKTGAAARELNFLTSILAVRLNMKRLIVLLQDKTYIYDLNSLAILDTIDTVSNPKGLCAFSPNSVSCYLALPASTTKGSVLLYNVMELQSHCEIEAHRSPLAAIALSSNGLYIATASEQGTIIRVHLVTQATKSYGFRRGTYPSAIYSLSFGPSMQLPDILVATSSSGSVHVFSLAFMINQRSKRSSSLLGSMIPNKINDAFEPAHHYVLPNAVPAGVKSYVMIRGRGADTVAGISPLSQPVISQALITIITFSGYFQQYKFSINHASSGSWSLERELNLLTAILDNVSLLAFLLDM, from the exons ATGACAAATCAgtcctcttcttctccttctccaattCTCTGTGCTTCTTTCAACCAGGATTACAG TGGATTTTCAATTGGAACACGAGATGGATTCAAAATATTTGATTCTGATAGTGGAAGACTTTGTTATTGTAGag CTATGGGAGCATTTAACATTGTAGAAATGATGTTCGGCTCAAGTCTACTTGCCATTGTAGGGGCAGGAGAGCAG CCATCATTATCTCCGCGACGGCTATGTCTTTTCAATACTAAAACTGGAGCTGCAGCTAGAGAACTAAATTTCTTGACTTCAATCCTTGCTGTTCGTTTAAATATGAAAAG GCTCATCGTCTTATTGCAAGATAAGACTTACATATATGATCTGAATAGTCTTGCTATACTGGATACCATTGATACAGTGTCAAATCCAAAGG GACTTTGTGCATTCTCCCCAAATTCAGTAAGCTGCTACTTAGCTCTTCCTGCGAGTACGACAAAAGGGTCTGTGCTTCTTTATAATGTAATGGAACTCCAGTCGCATTGTGAG ATAGAAGCTCATCGCTCACCATTGGCTGCAATCGCCCTTTCATCCAACGGATTATACATAGCAACAGCTTCTGAGCAGGGAACCATAATCAGAGTACATCTGGTTACTCAAGCAACTAAG TCTTATGGTTTTCGGAGGGGAACCTATCCGTCAGCCATATATTCCCTCTCATTTGGGCCGTCAATGCAGCTTCCAGATATACTGGTTGCCACAAGCTCATCAGGTTCTGTGCATGTTTTCTCTCTTGCATTCATGATAAACCAAAG AAGCAAAAGATCTAGCAGCCTTCTTGGATCAATGAttccaaataaaataaatgatgCTTTTGAACCTGCCCATCATTATGTTCTTCCCAATGCAGTCCCAGCAGGAGTAAAAAG TTATGTAATGATCCGAGGTCGAGGTGCAGACACAGTTGCAGGCATATCTCCTCTATCGCAGCCTGTCATTTCCCA AGCTTTGATTACTATAATCACCTTCAGCGGATACTTTCAACAATACAAGTTTAGTATCAACCATGCAAGCAGCGGCTCATGGAGTTTGGAACGCGAACTAAATCTACTAACTGCTATTTTAGATAATGTTTC CTTACTTGCTTTTTTGCTTGACATGTAA